One region of Glycine max cultivar Williams 82 chromosome 9, Glycine_max_v4.0, whole genome shotgun sequence genomic DNA includes:
- the LOC100795069 gene encoding carboxylesterase 1, translating into MSNQPIDPYQYLQIFRNPDGTFTRLNDAVPCTPPSSDPTLSVLTKDITINQQNNTWLRLFLPRTALSSNSNPKKLPLIVFFHGSGFVRLSAASTMFHDFCVEMANTAEAFVASVDYRLAPEHRLPAAYDDAVEALRWIACSEEEWLTQYADYSKCYLMGNSAGATIAYHTGLRVCEVANDLEPLKIQGLILRQPFFGGTQRNESELRLENNPILPLCVTDFMWELALPIGVDRDHEYCNPTAENGVEKLLDKMREHWWRVLVSGNGGDPLVDRGKELARLMEEKGVQVMKDFEEEGFHGIEIFDPLKAKQLIALVKDFIYMIGA; encoded by the exons ATGTCGAATCAACCCATTGACCCCTATCAATACCTCCAAATCTTCCGCAACCCCGACGGCACCTTCACTCGCCTAAACGACGCCGTTCCATGCACCCCACCCTCTTCCGACCCCACTCTCTCCGTTCTCACCAAAGACATAACCATCAACCAACAAAACAACACCTGGCTCCGTCTATTCCTACCCCGAACAGCACTATCCTCAAATTCCAATCCCAAGAAGCTACCTCTCATCGTTTTCTTTCACGGTAGCGGCTTCGTGCGACTCAGCGCGGCTTCCACAATGTTCCACGATTTTTGCGTCGAAATGGCGAACACCGCGGAGGCCTTCGTGGCCTCCGTTGACTACCGCCTCGCACCGGAGCACCGGCTTCCGGCGGCGTACGACGATGCCGTGGAGGCGCTGCGGTGGATCGCGTGCAGCGAAGAGGAGTGGTTGACGCAATATGCGGATTATAGTAAGTGTTATCTTATGGGGAATAGTGCTGGGGCCACTATTGCTTACCACACAG GTCTACGTGTGTGTGAAGTGGCGAATGATCTCGAGCCACTGAAGATCCAAGGCTTGATATTGCGTCAACCATTCTTTGGTGGAACTCAGAGAAACGAGTCAGAGTTAAGGCTTGAGAATAACCCGATTCTTCCATTGTGTGTTACCGATTTTATGTGGGAATTGGCTCTACCAATTGGTGTTGATCGTGACCATGAATATTGCAATCCAACGGCAGAGAATGGGGTTGAGAAATTATTGGATAAGATGAGGGAGCATTGGTGGAGGGTATTGGTGAGTGGCAATGGTGGGGACCCATTGGTGGATCGTGGAAAGGAGCTGGCACGGTTGATGGAAGAAAAGGGGGTGCAAGTGATGAAGGACTTTGAAGAAGAAGGGTTCCATGGGATAGAAATTTTCGATCCACTGAAAGCGAAGCAACTCATTGCTTTAGTGAAAGATTTCATTTACATGATCGGTGCTTAG